A single Myxocyprinus asiaticus isolate MX2 ecotype Aquarium Trade chromosome 50, UBuf_Myxa_2, whole genome shotgun sequence DNA region contains:
- the LOC127438862 gene encoding DNA-directed RNA polymerases I, II, and III subunit RPABC1-like: MDDEEETYRLWKIRKTIMQLCHDRGYLVTQDELDQTLDEFRSQFGDKPSEGRPRRTDLTVLVAHNDDPTDQMFVFFPEEPKVGIKTIKMYCQRMQEENITRAIIVVQMGMTPSAKQSLVDMAPKYILEQFLQQELLINITEHELVPEHIVMTKEELTELLTRYKLKESQLPRIQAGDPVARYFGLKRGQVVKIIRPSETAGRYITYRLVQ, encoded by the exons atGGATGACGAAGAGGAGACTTACAGATTATGGAAAATCAGAAAAACTATAATGCAG CTTTGTCATGATCGTGGTTATTTAGTGACTCAAGATGAATTGGATCAGACTCTTGATGAGTTCAGAAGTCAGTTTGGAGACAAACCCAGTGAGGGTCGACCGCGACGAACAGACCTCACGGTTCTAGTCGCCCACAACGACGATCCAACCGACCAGATGTTTGTGTTCTTCCCTG AGGAACCGAAGGTTGGCATCAAAACAATAAAGATGTACTGCCAACGTATGCAAGAGGAGAACATCACACGGGCCATTATTGTAGTCCAGATGGGTATGACCCCGTCAGCCAAGCAG TCTCTGGTAGACATGGCACCAAAGTACATACTTGAGCAGTTCCTTCAACAGGAGCTTCTAATCAACATTACCGAACACGAG CTTGTTCCTGAGCACATAGTGATGACTAAAGAGGAATTGACCGAGCTGCTGACGCGGTA TAAACTAAAGGAAAGCCAGCTGCCCAGAATTCAAGCAGGGGATCCTGTGGCCCGATACTTTGGCTTGAAAAGAGGCCAG GTTGTTAAGATTATCAGACCTAGTGAGACGGCCGGGCGGTACATCACATACAGATTGGTCCAGTAA
- the gpx4a gene encoding glutathione peroxidase 4a isoform X2, with protein MHFLGSAVLFSLVLQTMSSGLEDWQTAKSIYEFTAMDIDGNEVSLEKYRGKVVIITNVASKUGRTPVNYSQFAEMHAKYAEKGLRILAFPSNQFGRQEPGSNSQIKEFAKSYNAQFDMFSKINVNGDTAHPLWKWLKEQPNGRGFLGNGIKWNFTKFLIDRQGQVVKRYSPLQDPSVVEKDLSKYL; from the exons ATGCATTTCTTGGGGTCCGCTGTCCTTTTCTCCCTAGTGTTGCAGACAATG TCTTCAGGACTAGAGGATTGGCAGACGGCCAAATCCATTTATGAGTTCACAGCCATGGATATCGATGGCAATGAAGTTTCCCTGGAAAAATATAG GGGAAAAGTTGTCATCATCACCAACGTTGCCTCAAAATGAGGCAGAACTCCAGTAAACTACTCTCAGTTTGCAGAAATGCACGCCAAGTACGCTGAGAAAGGTTTACGCATCCTGGCCTTCCCATCAAACCAGTTTGGCCGTCAG GAACCAGGATCCAATTCCCAAATCAAGGAATTTGCCAAGTCTTACAATGCACAGTTTGATATGTTCAGTAAGATTAATGTTAATGGGGATACGGCCCACCCTCTATGGAAGTGGCTGAAGGAACAACCCAATGGCAGAGGATTCCTTGGAAA tGGCATCAAGTGGAATTTCACAAAG ttcctCATTGATCGTCAGGGCCAGGTTGTGAAGAGATATTCCCCATTGCAGGATCCAAGT GTGGTGGAGAAGGATCTTTCCAAATATCTCTAA
- the gpx4a gene encoding glutathione peroxidase 4a isoform X1: MGFIHRFLMFGALSGSGIIGAMSSGLEDWQTAKSIYEFTAMDIDGNEVSLEKYRGKVVIITNVASKUGRTPVNYSQFAEMHAKYAEKGLRILAFPSNQFGRQEPGSNSQIKEFAKSYNAQFDMFSKINVNGDTAHPLWKWLKEQPNGRGFLGNGIKWNFTKFLIDRQGQVVKRYSPLQDPSVVEKDLSKYL, translated from the exons ATGGGTTTTATCCATCGTTTCTTGATGTTCGGGGCTTTATCAGGCAGCGGAATCATTGGTGCAATG TCTTCAGGACTAGAGGATTGGCAGACGGCCAAATCCATTTATGAGTTCACAGCCATGGATATCGATGGCAATGAAGTTTCCCTGGAAAAATATAG GGGAAAAGTTGTCATCATCACCAACGTTGCCTCAAAATGAGGCAGAACTCCAGTAAACTACTCTCAGTTTGCAGAAATGCACGCCAAGTACGCTGAGAAAGGTTTACGCATCCTGGCCTTCCCATCAAACCAGTTTGGCCGTCAG GAACCAGGATCCAATTCCCAAATCAAGGAATTTGCCAAGTCTTACAATGCACAGTTTGATATGTTCAGTAAGATTAATGTTAATGGGGATACGGCCCACCCTCTATGGAAGTGGCTGAAGGAACAACCCAATGGCAGAGGATTCCTTGGAAA tGGCATCAAGTGGAATTTCACAAAG ttcctCATTGATCGTCAGGGCCAGGTTGTGAAGAGATATTCCCCATTGCAGGATCCAAGT GTGGTGGAGAAGGATCTTTCCAAATATCTCTAA